From a region of the Pogona vitticeps strain Pit_001003342236 chromosome 7, PviZW2.1, whole genome shotgun sequence genome:
- the PPCS gene encoding phosphopantothenate--cysteine ligase isoform X1 — MAEEAAPETPESAAAEGRVRAWAAAQRARGRRVALVTSGGTQVPLEARPVRFLENFSSGRRGAASAERLVAAGYAVCFLHRARSVFPWARALPTGGPALLDLLRVHEAGRSVRVAEGALPALVPALLAYRRAQDQEALLALEFTGLAEYLALLRAAARALAPLGSSAMFYLAAAVSDFYIPPSEMPEHKIQSTDGPLQITMKMVPKMLSPLVKEWAPEAFVISFKLETNPDILIEKSRRALEKYRHQVVIANLLESRRTSVIVVTRDLETRLSLSEDEIAQGLEIEEKIVGHLESRHRDFIQQGSST, encoded by the exons ATGGCGGAGGAAGCAGCACCGGAGACCCCGGAGTCGGCGGCGGCGGAGGGCCGGGTGCGGGCCTGGGCGGCGGCGCAGCGGGCCCGCGGGCGGCGGGTGGCGCTGGTGACCTCGGGCGGGACGCAGGTGCCGCTGGAGGCGCGGCCGGTCCGCTTCCTGGAGAACTTCAGCAGCGGGCGCCGCGGGGCGGCCTCGGCCGAGCGGCTGGTGGCGGCCGGCTATGCGGTCTGCTTCTTGCACCGGGCGCGCTCCGTCTTCCCCTGGGCGCGCGCCCTGCCCACCGGCGGCCCGGCCCTGCTCGACCTCCTGCGCGTGCACGAGGCGGGCCGGAGCGTGCGCGTGGCCGAGGGCGCGCTCCCGGCCCTCGTCCCCGCCCTGCTGGCCTACCGGCGCGCCCAGGACCAAGAGGCCCTCCTGGCCCTCGAGTTCACCGGCCTGGCCGAGTACCTGGCGCTGCTGCGGGCCGCCGCCCGCGCCCTCGCCCCCTTGG GTTCCAGTGCCATGTTCTATTTGGCAGCCGCTGTATCTGACTTTTACATCCCTCCTTCCGAGATGCCTGAACATAAGATCCAGTCGACCGATGGACCTCTGCAG ATCACCATGAAGATGGTACCAAAAATGCTTTCCCCTCTGGTGAAAGAATGGGCCCCCGAAGCATTTGTGATCTCGTTCAAGCTGGAAACCAACCCGGACATCTTAATTGAGAAGTCCCGGCGGGCCTTGGAGAAATACCGCCACCAGGTGGTCATTGCCAACCTGCTGGAGTCCCGGAGAACCTCTGTGATTGTGGTGACCCGGGATCTGGAGACCCGGTTGTCGCTTTCGGAAGATGAAATTGCTCAGGGCCTGGAAATTGAGGAGAAGATCGTGGGCCACCTGGAGTCTCGGCACAGAGATTTCATACAGCAGGGATCCTCTACTTAA
- the PPCS gene encoding phosphopantothenate--cysteine ligase isoform X2 — translation MFYLAAAVSDFYIPPSEMPEHKIQSTDGPLQITMKMVPKMLSPLVKEWAPEAFVISFKLETNPDILIEKSRRALEKYRHQVVIANLLESRRTSVIVVTRDLETRLSLSEDEIAQGLEIEEKIVGHLESRHRDFIQQGSST, via the exons ATGTTCTATTTGGCAGCCGCTGTATCTGACTTTTACATCCCTCCTTCCGAGATGCCTGAACATAAGATCCAGTCGACCGATGGACCTCTGCAG ATCACCATGAAGATGGTACCAAAAATGCTTTCCCCTCTGGTGAAAGAATGGGCCCCCGAAGCATTTGTGATCTCGTTCAAGCTGGAAACCAACCCGGACATCTTAATTGAGAAGTCCCGGCGGGCCTTGGAGAAATACCGCCACCAGGTGGTCATTGCCAACCTGCTGGAGTCCCGGAGAACCTCTGTGATTGTGGTGACCCGGGATCTGGAGACCCGGTTGTCGCTTTCGGAAGATGAAATTGCTCAGGGCCTGGAAATTGAGGAGAAGATCGTGGGCCACCTGGAGTCTCGGCACAGAGATTTCATACAGCAGGGATCCTCTACTTAA
- the LOC110072628 gene encoding uncharacterized protein LOC110072628 has protein sequence MLAQEGLLSIACSSHSEQVAYLPVERNRLLGKIEALEQKPGSPCCLGHFCAARLQSRDEELAGKGARQEQAERDLDEAPHWLPVARDGIQDPMGEPGTPDVEQSRPAPSVTDCLPEETEAGKSNGKCHADSTLTWHLLRPADARLRPTGIRSMLMMVLCSDFTQRLAGCPQLTASDCLSKCVRCRRPQRPAPFWMKRSQRY, from the exons ATGCTGGCGCAAGAAGGCTTGCTGAGCATCGCCTGCAGCAGCCACAGCGAGCAGGTGGCTTATTTGCCGGTCGAAAGAAACAGGCTGCTGGGAAAGATCGAGGCGCTGGAGCAGAAGCCGGGCTCCCCCTGCTGTCTGGGACACTTTTGTGCTGCTCGCCTGCAG TCTCGCGATGAGGAATTGGCAGGAAAAGGTGCTCGCCAGGAGCAGGCAGAGCGAGACCTGGACGAGGCTCCTCACTGGCTGCCAGTGGCTCGTGACGGCATCCAGGACCCAATGGGAGAGCCAGGGACCCCCGACGTGGAGCAGAGCAGACCGG CTCCATCTGTGACAGACTGCTTGCCGGAGGAGACAGAAGCAGGGAAAAGCAATGGTAAATGTCACGCCGATTCAACTCTCACTTGGCATCTTTTAAGGCCCGCGGATGCTAGACTGAGACCCACTGGTATTAGGAGCATGTTGATGATGGTGCTGTGCTCAGACTTCACCCAGCGACTCGCTGGGTGCCCCCAATTAACGGCTTCTGATTGCCTTTCGAAATGTGTGAGATGCCGGAGGCCACAGAGGCCAGCTCCCTTCTGGATGAAGAGATCTCAGCGTTACTGA